A single window of Granulicella mallensis MP5ACTX8 DNA harbors:
- a CDS encoding YncE family protein, which yields MLNHVCRLMALAAVAATTSVVAGAQTISTVITFPAATNGISVDPVRNKIYVVAPDVTSTVFNLAVIDGASNTVTTNIPLPAGSLFPTVDYLSNRIYVAGCNNTVTPTACTVTVIDGNKDRVVATIPVSTTRGFGLAGIVVNPLDGLVYVANANDNVIDIINGGKATVVGSISLNGNSPSAIALNPILNLLYVPYGTNQTAVVNASNKQILKTITFGSTTVGAAVNILTGDVFVTDQEFDGPSLTGVFGPLGHAVANVSVGAFPMGVDVDSFTNLTFVASPQSSQLAVIDGSTNTLQATVSNVTAQFVAVNPTTQLVYTSGENGVTVLTEK from the coding sequence ATGCTGAATCACGTATGCAGACTTATGGCCTTGGCCGCTGTTGCCGCAACTACCTCGGTGGTAGCAGGCGCGCAAACGATCTCGACTGTCATCACCTTCCCGGCCGCGACGAACGGCATCTCCGTCGATCCGGTGCGGAACAAGATTTATGTGGTAGCTCCCGACGTAACCAGCACAGTCTTCAACCTTGCGGTTATCGACGGAGCCTCCAACACGGTTACCACAAACATCCCGCTCCCCGCAGGATCGTTATTCCCCACAGTCGACTATCTTTCCAACCGGATCTACGTAGCTGGCTGCAACAACACGGTTACACCGACCGCCTGCACCGTAACGGTGATCGACGGTAATAAAGATCGTGTTGTGGCTACCATTCCGGTCAGCACAACCCGTGGCTTCGGCTTGGCCGGCATCGTAGTGAATCCGCTGGACGGGCTGGTATATGTAGCCAATGCAAACGATAACGTGATCGACATTATCAATGGCGGGAAAGCCACGGTGGTCGGCTCGATCAGCCTCAACGGCAACTCTCCCAGTGCGATCGCTCTGAATCCGATTCTGAACCTGCTCTACGTCCCCTACGGCACTAACCAGACCGCTGTTGTAAACGCCTCGAACAAGCAGATTCTGAAGACAATCACCTTCGGAAGCACGACAGTCGGTGCGGCAGTGAACATCCTTACTGGAGATGTGTTTGTAACGGACCAGGAGTTCGACGGTCCGTCTTTGACCGGTGTATTCGGTCCGCTTGGCCACGCTGTTGCGAATGTTTCGGTTGGTGCCTTTCCGATGGGCGTGGATGTGGATTCGTTCACAAACCTGACCTTTGTCGCGAGCCCCCAGTCTTCGCAGCTTGCCGTGATCGACGGTTCCACCAACACGCTCCAGGCTACGGTGTCCAACGTTACAGCGCAGTTTGTTGCCGTAAATCCGACTACCCAGTTGGTGTATACGTCAGGC
- a CDS encoding HPP family protein, with product MRSRLTTRHRVALAEVLAVLFMGLIAAAAHTTGVSLLLFPELAALSHDVFTRPRGKWASQPFRLILTPTLSGAAGLLISRYTHYGALQILLITLVSLAVIRLLRSAIGPAISAGVLPLVLGERHWAYPLAILIGLASLALSLWIWKAFTLRDEELFSETPANSIDDALEARPDDRFWLAHLLAFVLVLASIGQLTGLHFLLFPPLIVMAYELFGHPKLPGWIKRPALFPLTCFLTAGVGFGLLRLLGNNLLSVVLTVALSILVLRIFRAHMPPALAVGLLPYVMETPSIWYPISVGLGTAFLSLWFAARVRLQRGRSFSEESTHQEKDTAGCQKSR from the coding sequence TTGCGTTCTCGATTGACGACTCGGCATCGTGTTGCGCTCGCCGAGGTGTTGGCGGTGCTTTTCATGGGCCTGATTGCCGCCGCAGCCCATACGACTGGCGTTAGCCTTCTGCTTTTTCCCGAGCTCGCCGCTCTATCTCATGACGTGTTCACCCGGCCACGCGGCAAGTGGGCGAGTCAACCTTTTCGCCTGATCCTCACCCCAACGCTGAGCGGAGCCGCAGGGCTGCTCATCTCGCGATACACACACTACGGTGCTCTTCAGATATTGCTCATCACGCTGGTGAGTCTTGCCGTCATTCGCCTGCTTCGGTCTGCTATCGGGCCGGCAATCTCCGCAGGGGTCTTGCCACTGGTTTTGGGCGAACGGCATTGGGCGTATCCATTGGCTATTCTCATCGGACTGGCGAGCCTCGCCCTCTCGCTATGGATATGGAAAGCTTTCACGTTACGCGATGAAGAGTTGTTTTCAGAAACGCCGGCGAACTCCATCGACGATGCTCTGGAGGCCCGTCCTGATGACCGTTTCTGGCTCGCGCACCTTCTCGCCTTCGTCCTGGTTCTGGCCTCGATTGGACAACTCACAGGCCTGCACTTCCTCTTGTTCCCACCGCTGATTGTGATGGCCTATGAGCTGTTTGGCCATCCGAAGTTGCCGGGATGGATCAAACGTCCAGCGTTGTTCCCGCTTACCTGTTTTCTGACCGCAGGAGTTGGCTTCGGCTTGTTGCGTTTACTTGGAAACAATCTGTTAAGCGTTGTGCTGACGGTTGCGCTTTCAATTCTCGTACTTCGGATCTTTCGCGCCCACATGCCACCAGCCCTCGCTGTGGGATTGCTGCCATACGTGATGGAGACTCCAAGTATCTGGTACCCCATATCGGTTGGGTTGGGAACGGCTTTCTTAAGCCTGTGGTTTGCCGCACGCGTTCGCTTGCAGCGCGGCCGATCTTTTTCCGAGGAGTCCACCCATCAGGAAAAAGACACCGCCGGTTGTCAGAAGAGTCGATGA
- a CDS encoding cupin domain-containing protein encodes MNRRGFLISAVALPGATMFPEVLAQSGQQITHVDTRTGGALLRSGVVKAEGIQPEGAAPGAKAYVHFNGPTEQLAALASGLVTLEPGAQPHPPHRHPEEEIMIVGEGAGEFFLDGVATQVKMGDMVFAEANVLHGVRNTGETRMTFYFIKMMGKHAS; translated from the coding sequence ATGAACAGACGAGGATTTCTGATCTCAGCGGTCGCGTTGCCGGGAGCCACGATGTTTCCGGAGGTGCTGGCGCAGTCCGGGCAGCAGATTACGCATGTGGACACCAGGACCGGTGGCGCTCTGCTGCGGAGCGGTGTCGTGAAGGCTGAAGGCATTCAGCCAGAGGGAGCCGCGCCCGGAGCAAAAGCCTATGTGCACTTCAACGGTCCGACGGAGCAGCTCGCTGCGCTTGCCTCGGGGTTGGTGACCTTGGAGCCGGGAGCGCAGCCCCATCCGCCGCATCGCCATCCTGAGGAAGAGATCATGATTGTGGGCGAAGGAGCTGGAGAGTTTTTTCTCGACGGCGTCGCGACGCAAGTAAAGATGGGTGACATGGTGTTTGCCGAAGCCAATGTGCTGCATGGCGTGAGGAATACGGGCGAGACGCGTATGACGTTCTACTTCATCAAGATGATGGGAAAGCACGCTTCATGA